The following proteins are co-located in the Acidimicrobiia bacterium genome:
- a CDS encoding FtsK/SpoIIIE domain-containing protein, producing the protein MIRSKFEVVLRVGGVEYEVTLDVRDGDLSVAGLLAEIGVAGPLVVDGMPADSGSPLLGCGVHRGSILELGGGPTRAPVISLVGVAGRVTGRRLDLPPGAYDALAGPWCELTAHAGLVVDASGRLDVLPVVTPVSVDQAAAEAGSAVEARSTIAWDGGTAVVILRPAQPSTTSGGAVVFNRPPRAEFPAEVPPLRLPDEQPSSPPSPRFGWAAFAAPVVLGLVLALAYGPMMAIVALVGPVVAVAGWVEDRRRSARETAQARRAVDGGLALFRERLVEAASATIRSRVRASPGPEAVVTAVVRRDPRLWERRPWHDDFLELGIGTGCVPWRPPLGNASPSAAVAGLVEELSALHDAPVVVSLRRETVVGVAGPRRRALGMVRFVIVQAAALHGPCDLGIVIATDRPGDWDWLKWLPHLSVAGGLRAVVTEPGDALAVLHPLVVADDEGPSRRTTLVVVDVGDASSPEHTILRDVLAASSAGRLCGIAIADAVSSLPSACAAIVEVDETGSAVLRIPSRGERVTGVDTWYYSTSAARACARSLGELADPDSRTSTDVPDRVDLLDLLGIETPTADEIGSRWASRDSADAVPIGAGREGVVVVDVVRDGPHGLLAGTTGSGKSELLRSLVASLAVCHGPDDLNFVLVDYKGGSAFDACAALPHTVGMVTDLDGHLAQRALTCLEAELLYREQRLREAGAGDIDAFHALDREEALPRLLVVIDEFAALAKELPDFMAALVDVAQRGRSLGVHLLLATQRPGGVVSDSIRANTNLRISLRVHDGADSADVIGIPDAAAIGRHQPGRAFMRRGPGDILAFQAAQVTGVTAGGRGGRLAIEPFVLASRQPRLATAPQQDQPNDLELIVAAAGEAARRLGIRQQRLPWPEPLPRVVSDADLDAGDSSEGRIATPIGLADEPHRQRTAVAWWSADDGNLIVYGVGGSGTSTTLAALVVGLARRCAPDDLHAYVMDFDDQLLAPLVDLPHVGAVIGAGERDKQTRLLRYVLDEIARRRALAASGSLGAKALPVVLLVVDNYAGLAAAYDDPADMAIKGTVARIVADGPGVGVCVAMSAKQPADVPAQIAGQVPVKLAMRLTDRYDYTSLGVPAVEPPDAPGRAFESGSGREVQVFLPGGGDLASAVADVAHREASVRPWVIETLSSEVKIPEIVDRGRIFDLEWMIPVGMGDSDLMPAGFVLRDADHALVTGPARSGKSTALATIACVVKRARREVFVTAIAPRRSALADSPDIDVLLTEAAELERLSDVAGLHLVLVDDAESVDDAHGHIASLVARRDPAVHVVAAGSADLLRSAYGHWTSDVRRSRIGIALRPNVASDGDLFQVSLPRRGPAHFPPGRGYLIGDGATELVQVAWQ; encoded by the coding sequence GTGATCCGGTCGAAGTTCGAGGTCGTCCTGCGGGTCGGCGGCGTGGAGTACGAGGTGACGCTCGACGTGCGGGACGGTGATCTCAGCGTCGCCGGGCTGCTCGCCGAGATCGGCGTCGCAGGCCCGCTGGTCGTGGACGGCATGCCTGCCGACTCGGGTTCACCGTTGCTCGGCTGTGGGGTTCATCGGGGGTCGATCCTCGAGCTGGGGGGTGGCCCCACCCGAGCACCGGTGATCTCGCTCGTCGGAGTCGCCGGACGTGTCACGGGGCGCCGGCTCGATCTCCCACCCGGGGCCTACGACGCCCTGGCCGGTCCGTGGTGCGAGCTGACCGCGCACGCCGGGCTGGTCGTCGACGCGTCCGGCCGACTCGACGTCCTGCCGGTCGTGACGCCCGTGTCAGTCGACCAGGCGGCTGCCGAGGCGGGCTCCGCGGTGGAGGCCCGGTCGACGATCGCCTGGGACGGAGGCACCGCCGTCGTGATCCTCCGGCCCGCCCAGCCCTCCACCACGTCCGGTGGAGCCGTGGTCTTCAACCGTCCGCCGCGCGCCGAGTTCCCCGCTGAAGTGCCTCCCTTGAGGCTTCCGGACGAACAGCCGTCCTCGCCGCCCAGCCCTCGCTTCGGCTGGGCGGCGTTCGCGGCTCCCGTTGTGCTCGGGCTGGTCCTGGCTCTTGCGTATGGCCCGATGATGGCGATCGTCGCCCTCGTCGGCCCGGTTGTCGCGGTCGCCGGCTGGGTCGAGGACAGGCGGCGATCGGCCCGAGAGACGGCACAGGCTCGCCGCGCCGTCGATGGGGGTCTCGCCCTATTCAGGGAGCGCCTGGTGGAGGCGGCCTCGGCCACGATTCGCAGCAGGGTGCGGGCTTCGCCGGGCCCGGAAGCGGTCGTCACGGCCGTCGTGCGTCGCGACCCGCGTCTCTGGGAACGGCGACCGTGGCACGACGACTTCCTCGAACTCGGCATCGGCACCGGTTGCGTGCCGTGGCGTCCGCCGCTCGGCAATGCCTCCCCTTCGGCGGCCGTCGCCGGCCTCGTGGAGGAGCTCTCTGCCCTCCACGACGCGCCGGTCGTCGTGTCCCTCAGGAGGGAGACCGTCGTCGGGGTGGCCGGACCGAGGAGGCGCGCCCTCGGGATGGTCCGCTTCGTGATCGTCCAGGCGGCCGCCCTCCACGGTCCATGCGACCTCGGGATCGTGATCGCCACCGACCGGCCGGGCGATTGGGACTGGCTGAAGTGGCTCCCGCACCTCTCCGTCGCCGGCGGTCTGCGAGCGGTCGTCACCGAACCGGGCGACGCGCTCGCCGTGCTCCACCCTCTCGTCGTCGCCGACGACGAGGGCCCCTCTCGCAGGACGACCCTCGTCGTCGTGGACGTCGGCGACGCTTCATCGCCGGAGCACACGATCCTGCGCGACGTGCTGGCGGCGAGCTCCGCAGGCCGGCTCTGCGGTATCGCCATCGCCGACGCCGTGTCGAGCCTGCCATCGGCGTGCGCCGCCATCGTCGAGGTCGACGAAACGGGCTCGGCCGTCTTGCGAATCCCCTCGCGTGGCGAGCGAGTCACCGGCGTCGACACTTGGTACTACTCGACGAGCGCGGCCCGGGCGTGTGCCCGGTCACTCGGCGAGCTGGCCGATCCCGACTCGAGGACGTCGACCGACGTGCCGGACAGGGTCGATCTCCTCGATCTGCTCGGGATCGAGACGCCGACCGCGGACGAGATCGGTAGCCGCTGGGCGAGCCGTGACTCCGCCGACGCCGTCCCGATCGGAGCCGGCCGGGAAGGGGTCGTCGTCGTCGATGTGGTGCGCGACGGCCCACATGGTCTCCTCGCCGGGACCACCGGTTCCGGCAAGTCCGAGTTGTTGCGATCCCTCGTCGCCTCGCTGGCGGTGTGTCACGGACCAGACGACCTCAACTTCGTCCTCGTCGACTACAAGGGTGGCAGCGCCTTCGACGCGTGTGCTGCGCTGCCCCACACGGTCGGGATGGTCACCGATCTCGATGGTCATCTGGCGCAGCGGGCACTCACGTGTCTCGAGGCCGAGCTCCTCTATCGAGAGCAGAGGCTGCGAGAGGCAGGAGCAGGCGACATCGACGCCTTTCACGCGCTCGATCGAGAGGAGGCCCTTCCACGCCTGCTCGTCGTGATCGACGAGTTCGCCGCCCTGGCGAAGGAGCTGCCCGACTTCATGGCGGCCCTCGTGGACGTGGCACAGCGGGGGCGCTCGCTGGGGGTGCACCTCCTCCTGGCGACCCAGCGGCCCGGGGGAGTCGTCAGCGACAGCATCAGGGCGAACACGAATCTCCGCATCTCGCTTCGCGTCCACGACGGCGCAGACTCCGCCGACGTCATCGGGATCCCGGATGCCGCCGCGATCGGGCGCCACCAGCCCGGGAGGGCGTTCATGAGGCGCGGTCCCGGCGACATCCTCGCCTTTCAAGCCGCCCAGGTCACCGGCGTCACGGCCGGTGGCCGGGGAGGGAGGCTCGCCATCGAGCCGTTCGTGCTCGCCTCGAGGCAGCCGCGTCTGGCGACCGCCCCACAGCAAGATCAGCCGAACGACCTCGAGCTCATCGTGGCGGCAGCAGGCGAAGCCGCCAGACGTCTCGGAATCCGCCAACAGAGGCTCCCATGGCCCGAACCTCTGCCCCGGGTCGTCAGCGACGCCGATCTCGACGCCGGGGACTCCTCCGAAGGCCGGATCGCGACGCCCATCGGGCTCGCAGACGAGCCGCACCGTCAGCGCACCGCGGTCGCCTGGTGGTCGGCGGACGACGGCAACCTCATCGTCTACGGAGTGGGCGGCAGCGGCACGTCGACGACACTCGCAGCGCTCGTCGTCGGCCTGGCGCGCCGATGCGCCCCCGACGACCTGCACGCCTACGTGATGGACTTCGACGACCAGCTGCTGGCGCCGCTGGTGGACCTGCCGCACGTCGGGGCGGTGATCGGGGCCGGAGAGCGCGACAAGCAGACCAGACTGCTCAGATACGTGCTCGATGAGATCGCCAGGCGGCGGGCGTTGGCAGCGAGCGGCTCGCTCGGCGCCAAAGCACTCCCGGTCGTGCTCCTCGTCGTCGACAACTACGCCGGCCTGGCGGCCGCCTACGACGATCCGGCGGACATGGCGATCAAGGGGACGGTCGCTCGCATCGTCGCCGACGGCCCGGGTGTCGGGGTCTGTGTCGCCATGTCGGCCAAGCAACCGGCGGACGTGCCGGCACAGATCGCCGGGCAGGTTCCTGTGAAGCTCGCCATGCGGCTCACCGATCGCTACGACTACACCAGCCTCGGAGTGCCGGCGGTCGAGCCGCCGGACGCTCCCGGCAGGGCGTTCGAGTCGGGGTCAGGACGAGAAGTGCAGGTCTTCCTGCCGGGGGGCGGCGACCTGGCCTCTGCGGTGGCCGACGTCGCTCATCGGGAGGCCTCCGTCAGACCATGGGTGATCGAGACCCTGTCGAGCGAGGTGAAGATCCCCGAGATCGTCGACCGCGGAAGGATCTTCGACCTCGAGTGGATGATCCCGGTCGGCATGGGCGACTCCGATCTCATGCCTGCCGGATTCGTGCTGCGGGACGCCGACCACGCGCTGGTGACGGGCCCGGCCAGGTCGGGGAAGTCGACGGCGCTGGCGACGATCGCCTGTGTCGTGAAGCGAGCTCGGAGGGAGGTGTTCGTGACGGCCATCGCACCACGCAGGTCGGCGCTGGCGGACTCACCCGACATCGACGTGCTCCTCACAGAGGCGGCCGAGCTCGAGCGGCTCTCCGACGTCGCCGGACTCCACCTGGTGCTTGTCGACGACGCCGAGTCGGTCGATGACGCCCACGGCCACATCGCCTCGCTCGTCGCCCGGCGCGATCCGGCCGTCCACGTGGTTGCAGCAGGGTCTGCGGACCTGCTGCGCTCGGCGTACGGCCATTGGACCAGCGACGTGAGGAGGTCCCGGATCGGAATCGCCCTGCGACCGAACGTCGCCAGTGACGGCGACCTGTTCCAGGTGTCGCTACCGAGACGGGGTCCAGCGCACTTCCCGCCGGGGCGTGGCTATCTCATCGGTGACGGAGCCACCGAGCTCGTCCAGGTCGCCTGGCAGTGA
- a CDS encoding WXG100 family type VII secretion target, with the protein MSAMFGANLGDLVALKSLFDGKATEVGSLSSTLSGKLAPGATAWTGPGAEKFRAAWSNDFKPALGKLEEALREASVAVGKYHDNIEIATR; encoded by the coding sequence ATGTCGGCGATGTTCGGAGCAAACCTCGGCGATCTCGTCGCCCTCAAGTCGTTGTTCGACGGCAAGGCGACGGAAGTGGGGTCGTTGAGCAGCACGCTCAGCGGGAAGCTCGCCCCAGGGGCGACGGCGTGGACCGGTCCGGGCGCCGAAAAGTTCAGAGCGGCCTGGAGCAACGACTTCAAGCCGGCGCTCGGCAAGCTCGAGGAGGCGCTTCGTGAGGCGTCGGTCGCAGTCGGCAAGTATCACGACAACATCGAGATCGCCACGCGATAG
- the proC gene encoding pyrroline-5-carboxylate reductase, giving the protein MHPTVAILGAGSLGEIIASGLLRAGWPEENVTLAARREERARETERRTGLVTLVDAGKVAQGRQVLVIAVKPKDVPGLLAELQGVVDESQVVVSVAAGVPISVYEAALPGVPVVRSMPNTPAAVDEGMTAYCTGTHVDLGAEEKAAAVLGAVGKTIHLSEDLLDAVTAVSGTGPAYVFLLAEALTEAAIREGLPHHAAELLVDQTIRGAGVLLSESEKSAFRLRGEVTSPGGTTAAAMHVLEDGGFRALMEDAVRAAAQRSREMGEAARGEA; this is encoded by the coding sequence GTGCACCCGACCGTCGCCATCCTCGGCGCTGGCTCGCTCGGCGAGATCATTGCTTCCGGGCTCTTGCGCGCCGGCTGGCCCGAGGAGAACGTGACCCTCGCCGCCAGACGCGAGGAGCGCGCCCGCGAGACCGAGCGGCGTACCGGGCTCGTCACCCTGGTCGACGCCGGCAAGGTCGCGCAAGGCCGCCAAGTCCTCGTGATCGCGGTCAAGCCCAAGGACGTTCCCGGCCTGCTGGCGGAGTTGCAGGGGGTCGTCGACGAGAGCCAGGTGGTGGTGTCCGTTGCCGCGGGCGTACCGATCTCGGTCTACGAGGCCGCCCTCCCGGGCGTGCCCGTCGTTCGCTCGATGCCGAACACGCCGGCGGCCGTCGACGAGGGCATGACCGCCTATTGCACGGGAACGCACGTCGATCTGGGGGCGGAGGAGAAGGCGGCCGCGGTGCTGGGCGCCGTCGGCAAGACGATCCACCTCAGCGAAGACCTCCTCGATGCCGTGACCGCCGTGTCCGGGACGGGCCCGGCATACGTCTTCCTGCTGGCGGAGGCCCTCACGGAGGCGGCGATCAGGGAAGGTCTGCCCCACCACGCCGCCGAGTTGCTCGTCGACCAGACCATCCGCGGCGCTGGTGTCCTGCTGTCGGAGTCCGAGAAGAGCGCCTTCCGCCTGCGTGGTGAGGTCACCTCGCCGGGCGGAACCACCGCGGCGGCGATGCACGTGCTCGAGGACGGCGGCTTTCGAGCGCTCATGGAGGATGCGGTGCGGGCCGCGGCGCAACGGTCGCGCGAGATGGGCGAGGCGGCCAGGGGCGAGGCCTGA
- a CDS encoding YibE/F family protein produces MADTPRRSEDDAERDLDDWLAFADEPPPPTGRSRGRGLAVAPVVIAVVIVVGIVLLRPTGESRDAAARAVSELGIPTEFHAAAVTGVASAPCEFDEAAICSDVSFTLRAGPDAGSVYEQAFVEGPLTPPFAVGDTAILSYRAPNATVLGSVENPCSFDDASTCWTVSVAIEGGSPAVVEVLDDDPVSFLLPGESVDVTYLDQGGDLVVTSAARPTVATQYQFADFQRRSVLLWLAIVFVVAVVALGRWKGVAAIGGLLASIAVLLLFVLPAILDGRNPVLVAVFGAAAIAVIALYGSHGFGPRTTVALLGMIAALGLTAVLSWVVVSLSRFSGFASEEATLLSIFEGIDVPGLVLAGIVLGAAGALDDVTITQAAAVWQLRAANPSLSMVELWRRGIAIGRDHIAATVNTLLLAYAGAALPLMILFVLARQSLGAAVNGEVVAIEVVRTLVGSIGLVAAVPLTTWLAALVASNRPVRQAGGHR; encoded by the coding sequence ATGGCCGACACGCCGCGGCGGTCCGAGGACGATGCGGAGCGCGATCTCGACGATTGGCTCGCCTTCGCCGACGAGCCGCCGCCCCCAACCGGAAGATCGCGCGGTCGGGGCCTGGCCGTCGCCCCGGTCGTGATAGCAGTCGTGATCGTCGTAGGCATCGTCCTCCTCCGCCCGACCGGCGAGTCGCGAGATGCCGCGGCCCGTGCGGTCTCCGAGCTCGGTATCCCGACGGAGTTCCACGCCGCCGCCGTCACCGGCGTCGCCTCGGCTCCGTGCGAGTTCGACGAGGCCGCCATCTGCTCCGACGTGTCGTTCACCTTGCGGGCCGGCCCGGACGCCGGGTCGGTCTACGAGCAGGCTTTCGTCGAGGGCCCGTTGACCCCGCCTTTCGCAGTCGGTGACACCGCCATCCTCTCGTACCGGGCGCCGAATGCCACCGTGCTCGGCTCCGTCGAGAATCCCTGCAGCTTCGACGACGCCTCGACCTGCTGGACGGTGTCCGTGGCGATCGAAGGCGGGTCACCTGCGGTCGTCGAGGTGCTGGACGACGATCCCGTTTCGTTCCTGCTGCCCGGTGAGAGCGTCGACGTGACATACCTCGACCAGGGTGGGGACCTGGTGGTCACGTCGGCAGCCCGGCCCACCGTGGCGACCCAGTATCAATTCGCCGACTTCCAGCGGCGCAGCGTGCTGCTGTGGCTTGCGATCGTCTTCGTCGTCGCCGTAGTCGCCCTCGGCCGCTGGAAGGGCGTCGCCGCCATCGGAGGACTGCTCGCTTCGATCGCAGTCCTCCTGCTGTTCGTCCTCCCGGCCATACTCGACGGCCGCAACCCGGTCCTGGTGGCCGTCTTCGGCGCGGCCGCCATCGCCGTCATCGCCCTCTACGGGTCTCACGGGTTCGGTCCGCGGACGACCGTGGCGCTCCTCGGCATGATCGCAGCGCTCGGGCTGACGGCCGTGCTCTCGTGGGTGGTCGTATCCCTGTCCCGCTTCTCGGGATTCGCCTCCGAAGAGGCAACCTTGTTGAGCATCTTCGAGGGGATCGACGTTCCCGGGCTCGTGCTGGCCGGAATCGTGCTCGGGGCGGCAGGCGCCCTCGACGATGTCACGATCACGCAGGCGGCGGCCGTCTGGCAGCTCCGTGCCGCCAACCCTTCGCTCTCGATGGTGGAGTTGTGGCGCAGAGGGATCGCCATCGGCCGAGACCACATCGCTGCGACCGTGAACACGCTGCTGCTCGCATACGCAGGAGCGGCCCTTCCCCTGATGATCCTGTTCGTGTTGGCTAGGCAGTCGCTTGGAGCGGCAGTGAACGGAGAGGTGGTCGCGATCGAGGTCGTCCGTACGCTCGTCGGCAGCATCGGCCTCGTGGCGGCGGTGCCGCTGACGACGTGGCTGGCGGCCCTGGTGGCCTCGAACAGACCGGTCAGGCAGGCAGGCGGTCACCGATGA